Below is a genomic region from Leishmania mexicana MHOM/GT/2001/U1103 complete genome, chromosome 20.
GACTAGTGATATAACGCGAGTGAGAACAAGAAAGGGGGAAAACCCACACTCACAGAACACAGGGCCAAGATAGAGAGCACTCGCTGTGCTGAGCTCATGCATgaacatatatatatatacatatatgaAGTGGCCGAGGAAAAGAAAGCTTCATATCTTCAAGCCATCAAGCAAAACATAGCACTGAAAACAAAACAGGAAAACGCAATTAGCGATTTCGCACAAAACCACACAACAGCGCAACACCAAAGGCAACAAAAGGTTGAAAAAAGTTGTTCAGCCAAGCAGGGCAATATGATTTAACGCTTGAAAAATGGCGGTTTGAATTCAACCACGATAATAGTCATGTTGTCGGTACCGGCCTTCACCGAGTTCGATTGGGCAAGGCAGCGATCAAGAACCTGCTCACAGACAAGACTAATATCTACCGCAACAGAGTGCCCGTTCTTGTCGATGTCGCTGTTTTGGATCAGCGTTTTCACCAGGTCGCAGCATTCTTCATTGGACAGCACATCCCATATGCCATCGCATCCCATTACAATGAACTCATCGTCACTTCGTGACGGTGTTACCGTGATATCGGGACAGGCAGTGACGGCCTGATCCATCCAACTCTTCGCAGCGCAAGATTTGAAGTCGACATCACCCAAGGCCCGACTGACAGCCAGCGTCATGTTGACCCGACCGTTTTCTACATGGCACCCAGCAGCAACAATtctcgcctcctcggcaggGACCGAGGGCTTGTGGTCTACACTGAGGGGGACAACCTTGCCGCCGCGATATAGCACGGCGCGGCTATCGCCGGCGTTTGCGCAAACAATTTTCTGATCGGCCAAATAAACACAGTTTGCCGTGGTGCCGCTGGACACAAACTTCTTGCAAATTTGCTTGTCGACTTCTTGGAAAGAAACCTCAAACGCCTTCGCGATGTCATCCTTGTATATAGCAATGTTCTTGAGTAACTCATCCAGCATGTGTGCCCTACAGTAGCGTGACGCTTCATCTGATTGATGCCCGTCAAAAACGCCGAAGAAAGCCTGGTCTTTGTTACCATTTAGATTCAACTGAGCTACGTGAGCGTCCTCCATCGACTTTCTCCACCCCTGCATACTGCAGCACCCCACTCGCAGGTGTGACGTCTCGAACACAGTCGAGAATTTTTGAGTCTCCGGCTTCGCGAGCATATCACCCATTTTTTGATTTCGGCGAGGAGCGAGTACTGATTGTGTCAAGGTTGCGTGTCAGGTGGATATACAACAAGTGACACACACCCACCTATACTTGCAAGTGTGAACAGGTTCATATATAAAGGGGTGGTAGCAAAGAGAGCAAGAGCGAGACAGCAAGTAAGAGAGGATATACAGATATATATAACGTGGAAAGCACATCCgaagaaacgaaaagaaagaggCCACACAGCGCAGGACGGACTGGTAGGAAATTCGTGCTTTTTGACCAATACagttttttctcttttttttacAGTCGAATCTAGCCGAAAGTCTCACTCAGGATAAAAAAGGCGAATCAGGGTTCACCACCCGACATTCACAGCGACACAGTCCTCCAGATGGCAGCAGCTACAGCAGCACTACCACGAGAGGCGAAAGCGAAAATAAACAAAAAGCGACTCACTGCCTCCATAATTCAGCATGTCTCTGTTGCCGAGCAAGAAACCTATACCACTCAATAAGCATAACGGTAAACACCCTACAGGCAGGCGCTTGCTTGGAAAGATTCAGTGAGCAATACCAGAATAAAAGCAGTCGAAGAATCTTTATCAGCGCAATTttctgcgcagctgcttgcTCTTGTCATTCTTGGGTTGTGCCTTCTTTGTGCGAACCGGTCGTGGGACGGACACGACTGGTCGGAGGACAGGTGCGTGCTTTAGCGACTTCTTGAGTTCCTGTTGTACCGAATCTCGGCGCCACTGCAGAGAGGGCGCAGCCTTCATCTCTGGAGGCAGTAAAACGATTCGGATTTTCGAGCCACGAACAGTAACTCGCTCGTAAAACCCGTAAGTGGAATCTTTTGCCTGGTGCCGAACATCAACCAGCTCAATATTTCCTCGTGAAACGTCGAAAGCTGCCAGTGTTCCTTTGTACAGATCACCGTCAACGGTTTCCACCGTCACCCTCGAGTTTAGGGCCTCAAAAACTAAAGAAGAAGGAATATCCTTCTTGGCGTTTGAAGTGTCTGCCATTCTGGCAGCGGTGAACCGGCGGATTTCTTGGGAATCGGACAGATACAGAGAAAATTGCGAAGCAGAAAAAAGTGTTCAGCATACGAAGTGTGAGGAAAATTGCGTCCCCTGGCATCTGCAATACCGCATTTTTGAGGCAATCGACTTCTTCGTCCAAAGGCTGAAGGAGAGACAGAAGGCTGCTACCTAAAGCAGTGACTGCCTCGCTGCTGAGAGTTGTCCCATGCATGCTCTGAAAGAGTCATGTGCACGTTGCAGAATCTTGTCAGTCagattttttttctttccgtttGAGGGTAGTAGTCTCCGCCTACCACTCTGCACCACCGTTTGCACACTGAACCCTCATGGCTCTATTCTGGATTACGTGGAACCGCCACAAAGTTGAtagaggagcagcaggtcACCACATACGCGAGGGCTATGCAAAGGCGAAAGGGCTCCTTTTTTATGCCGCGGCGAAGAGGCAAAGGCGATTAAAACAATGGCAAAGCAACCGCTGCACAGCCCTCGCCAACAGAAACAGACGCATGCAGGCGCCTTGGGGGAACAAGCGCCctaaggggggggggatgacAGATCGGCCAAGGTCGCACCACGAAGAGtcgaggggggggggcagtaGTTTGGATGAGGGTGTGATAACGAGCGCTCCGAGAAAAGAGATAAGACCTCAGTGACCTTGCCGCAAACAGTCTTCCCTGTGCTTGCAGAGCGCGGGCTTTGCCTTTCCGCTCTCGGGCAGCCCATCCCTTGCTCATTCTCCCCCATCACTCGCGACAATGGATCGTGCCTTTCTGGCAAACAACGAAAGCCCACTTATAAGAGGTTTCGCCTTCTGAGCCGCTCAAAAGCATCAGAATCACTGGTCCTACTTCCACAGAGGACTGCCTGTTGAATTTCAACGGAGCAAGAGTCGTTGCAGTGCATGCCACCTCTGCTTACCTGTTTCCCAGAAACGTGTCAACCCCCCTGCTTTTCTCTCGTCTTTCCTTCGCGCCTTTGGGTCAAATGCACTTGCGCACAACACGTCTAGCAAAAAGTCACTACGAGGTAAGAAAAAGGGATAAATTTGCCTGGACGGTGCTGGCTGCCTGAGAATGAGCTTCTTTGACGTCTCAGCAATCTCTTCGGAGAGCAGCAGTCAGTCGGACAATAGCAGCAAGGTGGATGACCGGATCAAACTCACGTACGCTGAAACAGTGGTTTCTTTGGCAACTGCTGTTGGCCTCGTGATCATTGTTTTGCTGGATCTTCTTTATCGAAGCACCTCCCGTCATGCAATGCTTCTCAGAGTTCAACGCGAAACGCGTTTTGACGGCGCGTATATTCTTGGTAAACCGGAAGGAAACCGTGCGCGAATCATTTTGGAAAACGGGTTGAAGACACACGAGTTTCGTATTCGCCACCCTCCTCAGTACTCACGAGTGGTGCCAGCTGTCGTCTCGGATTCGCGCGACGCAAAGCAGGACTGTGTTGAGATGCTTAGCAAAGTACGTTCAATACTATCTAAGTCGTACGGAAGATGCGCGGAATTGATGtccatgcgctgctgccttgcCTGTGTCACAGGCGCTCTTCCAGGTGAGCAGTCGGAGCGGTTTCTTCGAATATATGAAAGGGTCATGTTTTGCTCACACCGGGTGAACGGAGACGAGAAGCTTGTCACATCAGATGATATACGCTACATGCATGCCTTTTACTATAATAATGTACTCAAAGTTCTGCAATGATCGAAGTGCGCATCTGCTTTTTCAGTTCGATTACATTGTCCTTTTCGTTGTTGCTCCTTtccgtcttttttttgctgtcTGTTTGTCAAGCGCTGCTGTTAGGGAAACAGCCGGATGAAGTGACTCACCGCTATCTTCTTACAAACTAAAAGTGACTTCTACAAAAAAGCGGAAAAGTGCATAGAGTACAGTCACTGTCGATGTTTCTCTACCTACAAAATTCATCTGCATACTTTGGTGTATGTGATTCACATTTTCTGGACGCaagcagagaaagaaaacgTGAAGTGGGTCTAACTGTAAGAGCGAGCAAGCGTTTATCTGCGGTACAGCGATAGGGTCTCCTTTTGCGACAAGGTCCTCACACTCTCGTGTGTGATGTTCTAAGTCTGTAGCGGGCGTGAGAGCTAGACACGGATAGGCACGAGAAAAAGCCCAGTGCCGCGGTTGGATTACTGTGAACCTGCAGTGATGGTGGTGCACACTATGGGCTTTATTCCCGTTCACAATTTAAGACAGCACTTCTCATCTGCTAATTGCCAAGTTTCCACTTTTATATATGCCTCTTTTCCCAATTTCCACCCTTTTTTCTGGAAGAGCGAACTACTGATATTCGGCATAGAACAAAAAACACTGTTTACTACTCAATTATTCACGAGGAAAAACAACATTATTACGGGGACAAAAAAGACAAAAAAGCAATGGCAGTCACTATTAAACTTGCGAATGGCAATCAACATACAGTTGAGGTGCCAGATTTCAGCATCACAGTTGCAGAGTTTAAAAAGCAAATAGCGGAAACGCTAGAAATCCCAGCCAGTGAGCAGCGAATCATTATGCGAGGAAAAGTGTTGAAGGATGATGGTGTGCTTTCAGCAATTGGCATGGAGGACGGAAACGTTATACACGTCGTGCGGAGCAAGAAGAGTGCAGCTGTGCCCTCAACGACGAATGCTTCAAGCACCCTGGCTGCCAGCGATCCTACTTCGTCGCCGAATGTACAGCCGTCCACTACCACACCCGCCCAAcctgcaccggcgccggctgctgcaAATCCATACGCAGCTCTGATGAGCAACTTTGGTTTACCGCAAACACAGCAGCCtgttgccggtgctgctgggtTTCCTGCCGCTGGGAACCCTTTTGCAAGCATGGGTACGGGAATGGGCATGGGGAGTGCAATGGGGGGAGGTGTCAACCCCACACCACAGCAGGCTATGGAACTGATGCAGAATCCGATGATGCAGCAAATGATGCAACATGCACTCAGCAACCCCCAGTTTATGCAGTACATTATGCAAAACTCTCCCCAGCTGGCGGGCCTGCCACAGGACCAACAACAAGCTATTATTGAAATGATGCGAAATCCTTACATGATGCAGCAGGCAATGGCAATGATGGGAAGCTTAGGAGGTGCTGGCGGTGTGCCACCGGCAACTTCGCAGGCTGCTTCGACTCCAGCCCTAGGAGCTGGTTTCAACCCTGCAATGTTTGCACCTCCTGTTCCAGAAGGTAATCCACGGGAGGTTTATCGCGAGcaactgcagctgctgcgagaTATGGGTTTTCCCAATGAGGAAGCGAACATTGCTGCTCTTCAGCAGGCTCAGGGCAATGTTCAGTTCGCATTGGAGCGGCTTCTTGGTGCATGATATAGTGTGCTTTGCTTCGACTTACTTCTTCCCCCTATTCTTACTCGTGCTTTCGATCTTCAGAACTGATCGTGGGAAGGGGAAGCCCTTGTGCTTTACGAGGTAAGAGTACGTTTCTTGGTGCTGGTGGGCCGATTTTAGTGAGTTTACAGTACTGAGGATACTCTATGAACCCAAACACTAGTCAAAAAGACGGTGGCTGTAACTGGCAGCAGCGATTTGGCAGgggtgctgctcgtgcgAGTGACAGTAAAGCAAAGGTAGAGGATGCCGTTTTGCTGGATTTAAACGCCAAGCACAAGAAGCGAGCAAGTGCATGCTATCAGATACTTCTAAATGAAAGTCAGCTactctcctctttttttggcatcatctttttttctcctctgTTCCTCATCTTGTTTCCTTCCGATCAGAAGTGATAACGCTTCATAGTGAAGGCGTGCATTTGCCAAGTGTGAAACTTTTTTTTCGACTCACGATCTAGAACTTgtcggaaaaaaaaagtagcATTTAAAAAAGCATACACACACTTACACAAAtatctttttcttttcccctTTAGCGTCTCTGCTGTTGCACGTTTCTGGCCCTTTCTCCGTGctacaacacacacacacacagatgccAAAGCACTAGCTTCTGGTGCCTgattttttgttgtttgtaAGGAGAGGAGACGAAGGAattcctttcttttttgaAGGTTTCGGAGCTTTTGCTTTGAACAAAGTTTCTCCCTGCAACATTTCAAATGTCTTCGTTTGGCCGTGTGAccgcccgcagcggcgacgctggGACCCGTGACAGTCTTGACCGGTACAATCGCTTGGATGTTTTGGGAGAGGGAACGTACGGCGTTGTGTATCGTGCGGTCGACAAAATCACTGGACAGTACGTTGCTCTCAAGAAAGTGCGACTCGATCGCACTGAGGAGGGTATTCCGCAGactgcgctgcgcgaggtgtCAATTCTGCAAGAGTTCGACCACCCCAACATTGTGAACTTGCTTGATGTCATTTGCTCGGACGGGAAGCTCTACCTTGTCTTCGAGTATGTGGAGGCGGACCTGAAAAAGGCGATTGAAAAGCAAGAGGGCGGCTACTCTGGAATGGATCTGAAGCGGCTTATTTATCAGCTTTTAGACGGCCTTTACTTttgccaccgccatcgcatCATCCACCGTGATCTGAAGCCAGCCAACATCCTCCTGACATCAGGGAACGTCCTTAAATTGGCTGATTTCGGTCTCGCCCGTGCGTTTCAAGTGCCCATGCACACCTACACGCACGAGGTGGTTACGCTGTGGTACCGTGCCCCTGAGATCCTCCTCGGTGAGAAGCACTACACTCCTGCTGTGGATATGTGGAGTGTCGGCTGCATTTTCGCCGAGCTAGCACGCCGAAAGGTTCTTTTCCGCGGCGATAGCGAAATCGGGCAGTTGTTTGAGATTTTTCAAGTGTTGGGGACTCCGACGGACACCGAGGGGTCCTGGCCTGGTGTGTCGCGGCTTCCTGATTACCGCGACGTATTTCCCAAGTGGACCGCAAAGCGGCTGGGGCAGGTACTACCAGAACTTCATCCAGACGCTATTGATCTTCTCTCCAAGATGCTCAAGTACGATCCACGGGAGCGCATATCAGCCAAGGAGGCCCTACAGCACCCGTGGTTCAGCGACCTTCGTTGGTAGAGTGGAAAAGGCATGACTGAATACAGCCTTCTGACGCGTTGAACGATGGAGGATTTGTTTTTCTGAGGGTGCTTTGTTAAGGAAGCTTCTCCTTGCCTTTGTTGACTCTTACTTAGACTTGATGTTTTCAGTTTTTCCTGTTCTGATTCTCCACGCTTTAGATCTTTCTCCtacacatgcatacatacacTTTTTCCCTCGCTCTTCCACAGCGACATTGCCATCGTGCCCCCTGTCTTTTCCACTATCTGGGTTTGTTTCAGTTGCGAAACAGATTTGGACatgcctttttttcctttctaGCTCAGATCTTCGTCCCTTACTTGTACTATGAACCTCCGCAAAAAGATGCCTAGTATGCAGCAACTTTACATACAGATCGGGTTTCTCGTAGAACATGTGACCTCTTTCGCTGCTTTTTTTGCCTTCGAGTACAGACGCCAGCTTCTTTCTCATAAAGGCATGGGCTGACTctgggtgtgcgtgctgggGAGGAAATGGGAGCTTACACACAGACTTTGACAGCTGCCGTCGTCTCTATGATAGACGAAGGCAGCACTAGAAAAGAATGCAATCCGACGACGCGCTACTTGGACTTCCACTTTCAATGCTTTGCAAATAGATATCTTTGCTTATTATTCCCCTTTTCTCTCGCACCTGTCGTTTCGCCACAGCTGTGTC
It encodes:
- a CDS encoding protein phosphatase 2C-like protein, whose translation is MGDMLAKPETQKFSTVFETSHLRVGCCSMQGWRKSMEDAHVAQLNLNGNKDQAFFGVFDGHQSDEASRYCRAHMLDELLKNIAIYKDDIAKAFEVSFQEVDKQICKKFVSSGTTANCVYLADQKIVCANAGDSRAVLYRGGKVVPLSVDHKPSVPAEEARIVAAGCHVENGRVNMTLAVSRALGDVDFKSCAAKSWMDQAVTACPDITVTPSRSDDEFIVMGCDGIWDVLSNEECCDLVKTLIQNSDIDKNGHSVAVDISLVCEQVLDRCLAQSNSVKAGTDNMTIIVVEFKPPFFKR
- a CDS encoding putative small nuclear ribonucleaoprotein, which translates into the protein MADTSNAKKDIPSSLVFEALNSRVTVETVDGDLYKGTLAAFDVSRGNIELVDVRHQAKDSTYGFYERVTVRGSKIRIVLLPPEMKAAPSLQWRRDSVQQELKKSLKHAPVLRPVVSVPRPVRTKKAQPKNDKSKQLRRKLR
- a CDS encoding putative ubiquitin-like protein is translated as MAVTIKLANGNQHTVEVPDFSITVAEFKKQIAETLEIPASEQRIIMRGKVLKDDGVLSAIGMEDGNVIHVVRSKKSAAVPSTTNASSTLAASDPTSSPNVQPSTTTPAQPAPAPAAANPYAALMSNFGLPQTQQPVAGAAGFPAAGNPFASMGTGMGMGSAMGGGVNPTPQQAMELMQNPMMQQMMQHALSNPQFMQYIMQNSPQLAGLPQDQQQAIIEMMRNPYMMQQAMAMMGSLGGAGGVPPATSQAASTPALGAGFNPAMFAPPVPEGNPREVYREQLQLLRDMGFPNEEANIAALQQAQGNVQFALERLLGA
- a CDS encoding cdc2-related kinase, whose protein sequence is MSSFGRVTARSGDAGTRDSLDRYNRLDVLGEGTYGVVYRAVDKITGQYVALKKVRLDRTEEGIPQTALREVSILQEFDHPNIVNLLDVICSDGKLYLVFEYVEADLKKAIEKQEGGYSGMDLKRLIYQLLDGLYFCHRHRIIHRDLKPANILLTSGNVLKLADFGLARAFQVPMHTYTHEVVTLWYRAPEILLGEKHYTPAVDMWSVGCIFAELARRKVLFRGDSEIGQLFEIFQVLGTPTDTEGSWPGVSRLPDYRDVFPKWTAKRLGQVLPELHPDAIDLLSKMLKYDPRERISAKEALQHPWFSDLRW